Genomic segment of Ammospiza nelsoni isolate bAmmNel1 chromosome 2, bAmmNel1.pri, whole genome shotgun sequence:
GGCCTCGACGGGGCCGTGCGGCGCCTTGCGGGGACCCGCGGTGCGCCCCCCCGCTGCCGGGCGGCCGCGGCTGAGCGCACATTGTTCTAGCGGCCCgtccctctcccctccctcctccgcCTCCCgtccctctctcctccctccccaggtCCCTCCTTCCCTCGTCACCGGCGCTGTATAAATCCCCTGCCCCGGCGGATCCCCCCACCGCGGGAGACCCTGGTACTTTGGCCCCCGGGGCGGGATCCTGCCGCCGCCTGCGGACCGCTGGGACTTTGCGCTCCCGCCGCTGACCCCTTCTCGCTCTCGCCCTCCCTCCCGCGCACGCTTCCCACCGGCCTCTTCCCTTCGCAACCGGGGGGCCAGGATGTCGGAAAAACGCGTTGAGGAGGCACCGGCGGAGCTGAGCGCTAAGGTGAGacacctccctcccctcccgctcccctctgcccaccctggcaACCGGCGGCGCTCCCggcgggaggggaggggagggagcggGCTCGGCGGGGGAAGGGGGCGGGGGGGCCGGGGGCTCCGTGAGGTGCCCGGGCGGCGGGGGGCGCGCGCGGCCCCTTCGCGCGCCGCCCGGCCAATgggggggcgggggcggggcggggggggccCCGAGGGCCCtcgcgccccccgccccgcccccgccccccaTTGGCCGTGCGGCGCGAGCGCGCGCTGGGTTCGGCTCCGCTCGGCGCCGCTCGGAGCGGGGTCGGCGGGAGGGGGAGGGCGGGAAGCGGTGTCACGGCGGAGCAGGGCGAAAGTTGTGTGGACACAAAGCAAAGCGCGGGCCCTCGGGTGgcgggggaaggaggagggaggggtggaatggagagagagagagaggtccGGAAACGCCTCGATCCTACGGGCAaggttgccttttttttttttttttttttttttctttttggtaatAAATCGTTAAAACTCTTCCGTGCCACTTCTGGTTTCCACACGCGTGTGCGGGCTAAAAGTAGCTGTGACGCGCGTTCGCTGCGCTGTTTTCCTTTGTCAGGCGGGCGGATTTAACGCCTAATATGTCTCCTCCTCGCCCGCTATGCCGACGAGGAGCCTTCCAGCCTTCTTTGTCTAGGCATCCCCGTCCTTTATTCTTTTATTGCCGTTGACCGCCGGAATGTTGTTGGTTTTCCTCCCCCCTTCCCCCCGCACCTCGTTTCATATctaggaaaggaaagaaaagaaggaaaaactggAAGAGAAAGCAGTccacaaagaaaagaagaaggagatAGTAGAGGTGAGGCTCTTCTGAGGGACGGATTTGGTGACGTCGGGGAGGTTTTTGTGCTCGCCGTGGGCAGCAATTAGGAAGGGAATGCGGGAGATGAAGAAAGACGGCAGGCCAAGGGAGATCCACATAGAGGTAAAGGGAGAGTAGTGAGCTCCTGGATAATTGTGGAGAATGAACCTTGAAGGACTTGGTGTAGTCAGCACAGCTCATCGGGGAGAAAAAAGGTCAGAGAAGGGAACGGAGCTGAGAACAAGTGGGAGAATGTGGAACGGGAGATGTGCACCCCGGGATACCCCAGTGGGCGCCGGACCACAGGGAGCATGTGTTGGAGAAGGTGGGGGAGGAGCAGTGAGGAGAGGCACAGATTGATGGAGGTCGGCAGGGATCTGGGAGCAGATGTACCATGAGCCTCGGCTAAGTCATTAGCCTGTAATCAGAGAGATGCTGCGGTTGCTgggagggatggcagcagctcaTCGGGATGTGAGGCAAGGAGCTTCGTGTTGCTGGGCATGGACTGGAAGGATGGGCTTTGTGAAGGAGGGCTGCTGGGAATAACGGTGTCGGAGCAACAATGCACTCAAATGCATACCTGGAGTGGCTGGAGCTCTGGAATTTGTTGTGCTTGTAGCAAAGAGCACGTGAAAATGTCATCCTGGCACTAATTTCTGCTCTGACCGGTTTGTTTCATTCAGGATGAGGAGAACGGAGCTGACGAGGATGATGAAGAGAATCCCGATGATGTGGATGAAGACGAAGGTGGTGATGAGGAGGAAGGTAGGGAAAATTAAAGGAATAGGAGGCCATGGAGGAATAAAGGATTGTGGAAGGAAATTCTCTCTCTGATCCCTCTTGACTGTGAGATTACATTTCCTTAAATGCTGCTTCAGTTTAACCCgtgattttcctttcttgcttGTGCTTAGAAGCAGATGAGaatgggcaggagcaggatggcCACGCAGAGAAACGAtctgcagaggaggagaaggtgagCAGTAGTGTGAGAATAATGGAGGGGAGAGGGAATGGGGCTACTTGCTGCTTGTTGATCAAATCCatgtggatgctgctgctgagaatCTCAAATAGGCCTCGGGCCTCACTGCTTCAGGAGCAGATAGGTAAACAAATCTGATCTGGGAAGGAGATTGTAAATCACTGGATGCTCCTTGTAGGATCCAGGTCCTTCCACCAGCACCAGTGGTGCTGAGAAAGTGAGAGAGTCGAGGTGCTGGAGGTTGTGCTTGGCAGTGGCCTCTGGATTACCTGTGACCTCTGGGCTTCAGGCCACGAGGTGGACTTGTAAGGGTGCGGTGACTGAAGGGTCTGATCTTCCACATAAGGGCAGACCCTGAGGTCTTTCTGGAGTGGTGTGAGCCTCGGCTTCTTACACCTCCTGGAAGTAACAGCATGGGCGTGGTGTCCCTCTGGATGGAACTGTCCATATCTTAACCAGCTGTGTCAGGCACTCCAGGGTGCTTTAGAGGGGAGTGGATTTGGGGTGGGCCTAACAGAGATTTCCATATggaggaaagagcagcagtTAACAATTCTGTGGAGAAATAATGTACCTTGGGGTGGTGACTGGTGGTaactccttcttcttcctctctgtGGCTGATGCAGGATGAAGTGGATCCAAAGagacagaagacagaaaatggCTCTAAAGCTTGAGTCCTCCCCTCCCATCTCCCCTGTTCCGTccatctctcctcctccattcCAGCCTGTGCTTGCACTGCCCGTTAGCCTCTGGCTTCACACAATCTCAGATGAGGAAAGATTAGAAACGCTCTCAGACGGGGAAGACAGCAGTTTCCTTCTCACCCAAAGACCTGGCCCGTCCATGACATCATTCCCCAGCTGAATTATCCCCGTCCCTGCATCCCTTCACTGCACCCCACCTCCCAGTGCTCCTCCTCCCTCAAGAATCTCATGGTTTCCTGGGCACACAACCTCGCCAGGCGCTTCATGTGGCAAAGCCCCTCCGGTCCCCTTGTCACCTGTCCCCTTGTCACCTGCCCGCCTGTTTTTGTCACTGGTGTGAGATTCTTGAGCGCTCCCGCCCCCCGGCCCTGCTGCCCGAGCTCCTCCCTGCGCCAGGAGGTGTGGGCACAGATCTCTCTCATGGTGCGTTCCCCGGTCCCAGGCCTCTTCTCATCCTGCAGCTTTCCCGCTGAACTCTGAGAGACAAAGAATATTACAAGCAAATAATGGTTCTATTAAGCAACACATGGAGACAGGatttattttaagcttttcttttttttttttccaagtttacATGACAGCAAGCTGGCCCTCGTGAATTTTTTGGAAGATAAGGGTTGCTTTTATATATGAATTTCATCTgagctgtgtatttttttaatttggaggcttttttaaaacaaatcaaGAGAGACACAATTGGGGACCAAACttgatttccattttttccctttcagatttttcttgtgACCATTTTTTGTAAATTAACGGCAATATAGCCACAGCGTTTTCTATGGCACAGACATCACGAGAAtgatagatataaatatatatattgttttCAACAAGCACTGTAAATAAAAGCgtttaaaaatgtttcaaacCGCTGGTTGTGCGTGGCTGTGCGTTCTCATCCTGCGGGGCTCGGTGGGAGTTGTGGGCAGAGGGGGTGGCCAGCCGGCAGCGGGTGCGGAGGGGAGATGGAGGTGATCCAGAGGCGTGTGTTGGGTGTTTGGGGCCCCTTGTTGGGATCCTGCGAGGGCACGGCACAGACGCAGGATGAAGCTCCAGGGCTGTCCTGAGTCTCTGGAAGCGCTGCTGGGCAgcaggtttgggaagggaagggagctgtggctgcagccctgccctggctgcctcccGGCGTGACTCACCCGGCTCCGGCCGCGGCGAGGGGAGCGCTCCGAGCGGCGGCAGCTCCGCTTCTGTCCCGCCTTTGGCTGCCTTGGGGCGAGCTGTCAAGCGTTTGTCTTTTTATCGGAGCAGACCTTTAGAGCTGCCGTTCGTGTTTCTCCTCTTTGAACCCGCGCTTTGGCAGCCGCGCAAGAAGCCACCGGGAGCTGTAAATAATCCCAACTTTTGTGTCGGCGTCAGCGGCTTTGTGCTGCTCCGGCTGCGGATCGGCCTCTGCGAGCGACAGCGCTCGCTCGTCTCCAGAGGGGCAGAGCATCCGCCGGCATTCTCTCccggagcggggctgggcacagagacagggctgCTGCTAAGCCCCGCTGCCCGTGGGGTCACCCTGCATCCCGCAGCCCGTTCccgcaggagctgcagccagcgGCGGCTCCTTGTCCCGGGAGCCGCGGAgcgagagcagctcctgctgcctgccagggaccCGCTCcgcccctgcctgctcccaccGGGATCcatgggctgctccagcccaggagTGACCGCATTGTCCCTGCTCCCGCCgggatccatgggatccatgggctgctccagcccaggagTGACCGCATTGTCCCTGCTCCCGCCGGGATCCGTGGGATCcatgggctgctccagcccgcGCGTACCTCGGAGCTGCGCCGGTGCCATTTGGTATGCCCGGCGttccttcattaaaaaaaaaataaaattgcagatTCTAGTCTCTGCTCCAGATTTGGGCAAGTCCTCAGGACTTCCCCAAACTTTCTGCTTGGCAGCCAGCTTTTACTGCTCAGCGCTGAAGCCGAATTATCAGCGGGTGATAGCATCTCTGCACAGGCAGATTGGGGTTTTCAAACTTCCTCCCCACCACTCGTGCAGCGCCTGGCTGGGGGTAGTGAAAAATGTGGTTGCTAATGAGAAGTTATGGAGGCATAATTCCATCTCTGCTTCCTATGTGGATGCAGCAGCAGTACCACCGGCTCTATCCAGGCAGTCATCCAGAAGGAAGTGGGGCAGCAGCTGATTGTTAGGCCAGCACTAGCAATGTGAGCCTTCCTTTCCTCTGAGGGAAATactgcaggacagagggaaGTGACAAAGGGCTGCCAGACAGCTTCTCTGTGTCTCTATGGGCCCCTTGATTCCCCAGTTTCTACTATTTCTTGCACCTAATGCATTTTTATTGAACACCTTTGTCATTGTCTGTGCATAGTTAGAAGATACAGCTAGAgatacacaaataaaaaaaaaaatctgctttggggtttttttttcatattggTGACTTGCAGAGCATCATCTCTGACTTGAGGTAAGGGCTACAGATAACACAGAAAATCACAGAGTTTCTTCCCGTCCTGTAGATCCACGAAGATCCATGCTGAATCCAATGGTATTTTGGCTGACAGACTGAGCCCAGTAAGCAGTGGCACAGGTTTCCAGAAGCAGTTGAGGATGCAGGGCTTTGCACTGTGCCTCATTTCCAGCCTGCCTGTATACTTGGTGTGTGTCAGAGCCTGCAGGTTTATCCATCTTTCAGCCTACTTCTTCTCCCACAATGAGATCAGTTGAGTGGTGCTGGTGTCGGCAGGGTAAGAACAAAGCCTGTGTTCACCAGTGATTCCCCAGAAATGATGAAGCCTTTTCGGGGCCTTATTCGCCTTCCTCGTCCCTGTGCTAATTCTCCGCTCATTTCGTTTAATTCCTGTGGCCATCTGTTAACCTCATCAGCTGGGGCAGAACTCCCTCAGCCGTCCCCTCCTTGCTTCCCATGGAACCTGCTGCgagctcacagcagagctgctcctgccagccaaGCAGCACCGGAgatttccttcttcctcctcctcctcctcctcctccaggtcTGCTTGCTTTGAGGGAATTGTGGAGGAGTCGCAGCCGCGCTCTTGCAGGCTCTGCTAAACTTCCCTCCAGAGTGACAATTTCTGCTTCTGATGGCCCCTAGGTGTGGTCAGGAAAAGCAAACGCTGGCACCGTGCAGAGAGCAGGTAGAGCCACCTGTGAGGAGGTCTTAGCtgggtccctgtccctggatgAGCGAGTGACCCCTTGCTCCTTGGCAGGGGTCACTGGACAGGTGGGACCTGGGCCCACCAGAGTGATGAACAAGCCTCCTGAGGGCTGCTGTGGTTGTGAAAGGGGTGCCAAAcctctggggacagctctggctgctgcaggtgaccAACAACGCTGCCTTGTTGGCTGAATAAAACCAGATGTAgctctgggatcagctctgAGTGACCAAGAGAGTTGGGGATCTTGAGATGTCCTTCTCCACCTACCAATTTCTGTGATACGTGAAGAAATAGAGGGCTGCCGTTGAAAATGTGAGCTGAGTCTGAAGATATTCTGAAGTGCTGAGCCCAGAGATGAATGCTCTTTGTATCTTATAGCTATCACCTTCTCGTTTCCCCTTAGGCAAATGATCCCCTCTGCCCAGCTTCTGTGTCTTTCACACCAGTTTTAACTCAATAGATGATACAAGACTGGAATAATCAAAACCATCACACGGGCAGAGCTGTGAACCCTCCTTCAGACCTGGAAAAAGTGAgccctccagcactgctggtcTGGGAGGAAAACCCTTCTTGCTTCAGGAAAGTCCACAATCACCTTGTTGCTCTAGCTTTAAAAATCCAGTGAATACCAATTattcctcctctccccctgGGATCAGGGGTTCCTTAGTCCCTCTGGTTAGGGGACACATTGCTCTGCCAGGTCCCAAATGCCATATGGGAAGCTGAAAGCACTCTCCTTCCCAGATCCTTGGGAAGCCTGTGTACTTTTCCCTCCCACCTCTCTCCCTTATTTCAGACACAGAGTCAAAGACAGCCCTGCTCGTGGCTGCTCCAGTCTGCTGTCTCAGGGAAGGAGTCTGTGCTTGCATGTGTGGGCTCAGGCTCAGGACACATTGCAGATGTCTCCTCAGTGGGTGAATTTGGGGTTTCCTTCTGTGCTGAGCTGACCCCAGCTGGACCCCAGAAATCCACCAAAGCTGCTGTAATGCTCCCCTCCTCAACAGGATGGGGGATAGAAAATACAGTAAAGGCTCATGCCAAGGAAGCTTCATGGGTCAAGATAAGGCCAGGGAGAGATCATTCACCAATTACTGTCACAGGCAAACCAGGCCTGACTTggggaaaatttaatttaatttattaataaccAGATCACAACAGGATGATGAGAAAATAAAGCCAAATCTTAAAACACCTTCCTCTCACCCCTCCTTTCTTCCTGGGCTCACTTTCACTCcaaattttctccatttcctcccctccagcagtgcagggattTGCAGCCAGTTCATCACACACAATTTCTCACAGAAACCACCCCTGGAGCCCCTCCATGACTAAAACCTTGCCATGCAAACCCAGTACTATTTCCTGGTGAGCTTTTATGGTTTtagcacagcctgcagagccacaggaatGAGGACAGACCCAAGGTCTCCAAGTGTTCAAGGATCTCAGCCACACAGCATAGGCCCAGCGTGGTGCCACCAAGCACAGCTTTGCTCTTGAGGGAGGCATTTCTTATTAGACACAGAAGAAGGTGCTTTCCTGTCTCAGAAGAGCACACAACTCctgtgtgtgctctgggtgACATCTGACTGGTGCTGCTTGTcaccaggggctgtgggagctgcacaTTCTATACATCTCTGGTGCTTTTTGAAATGGCATTTATTGCTCCCATTCTCTACCAAGTATCTTAAACTCTGCATCTCAAAGCATCCAGGTCAGCCTCTCCAATGTCCTGTCTGGGTTCAAGGTGCTTTATTCTCAGTTCAGTCCCTTCAGCCAGGCAGTGGTTTATGTCAGCAGGGTGTTTGCTACATGTCCTGCAGTGAAGGATCTTGTCCCTAAGTACAAAGTGTTACCAGGGCTCCCTGCATCCAAGACAGAAGATCCTGCAACCAGTAAAAGGTGTAAGATGTAGCAAAAAAAGCCAGTTTCCAGAGCCCTGTGATTACCTGTGTCTCCCAGTACCTCACTGGCAGCTCAGGTGGAATCATGGCCTAGACTTTCCCAGGTCTTAGAACAAACAATCCATGCATCATTTTAGGATGCATTTACTAGGCTGCACAATTTGTAATGAAAACTTTCAAAGCCCCTTGCCTGAAGCATCCTTGAGCAGCACAAAAAGGTCTTTGCTGGACAGCACTTCCCAGCATAGGCCCAGCACAACCCCAGGTAGGCTTGTCCATCAGCACACCAGAAAACTTATACCTggttgcttttttcttttggggaGTTTCTTGGTGTacttataaatattttcctgtgtcAGATCCAGTTTTGAAAAGAGCTGAAGCTGTTGAATGTGGCTCCAACAAACCTCCTGAGCTTCCAGGACAGCAGCATGGTAAATACAGACCCAGATTTGAGCTGGGAATTTGATGTTTCTTCACAAGGTAAATTTCAGAAGATTCAGTGGGGATGTTTGGAAAAGCCAGCCTTGTAATTCAAATGAGTCAGGAGGTTTCGCTCATAACTAAAGAAAATACAGACTGCTTCAGGGTCTGTGAATCCCTTTCCATAGCTGTGGCAATAAGCATTCTGCTATGGCATTGCTAATGGTGTGCCTTGCTGACTCTAGTTCCTCACTGGGAGAGGATCCTCTTGCGCCTCAGTTTCTCTATGCTTTAAAGGGCTTGCAGATCAAATCCTGACTCCAGATCAAATTTCCCATCTGTGGCAGGATCCCTCTAGGTATTCCCAGTATCCCCCAGGGCTGGTTATGCTTTTCCTTCCAAGCCCACAGATGGGAttccaggctgcagacaggaaGGAGGACGGGGTGTCACAGGGTTGGGACAGAGAGGTGACACCTGTGGTGTCCCAGGTGCTGCACAGCAGGACACCCTAGTGCTGCACATGTTCTTATCCTTGAGGACTCCGGAGTGACCCCCAGCAGGACCAAGTCCTCCTGCCTGAACTTGGGGCACAAAGGCTGAACCAAATCTCTTTTCCCAAGCtgaatgtgaaaaatgcatgtattttatgattggcttttcgcaaatattaaaatgaatattatatgtgttgtgttagaaagtaatgctgtattaattctcttaagtactgtgttaaatatagttttaggccataaaaaatgttaaaatagaaactgtgctatgtaagatgctttgtttaacagaaaggacttgcagcaagatagcagccacaggacacctaaatctttcagagaaaaagaatttaagaatttattgccctcttgTCAGAAGAAgcgaacttcttcccacctcgaaggtgctgttaggattcagaggaagaagttgacactgaccagacagaaccctgtgtttgaatggaatttatgcatcatgtatgaggtatatgaatatgcaacaggctattgtttttaagggttaatcctttgttaacgggtgtccttttGGGGGCTCATGATGcacagaaaaaggtacctggacgtCTGTagctctttgtttttattgtgtcatattgtcctaattcaaattgtccaaattgttattactctaattgtgttactattcTTTTTAACCAtcttattactattaaacttttaaaaaatttaaaaacaagttactggcgtttttcacactgaagcagagcagcagcctgggagagcaggCAGCGCACCCAAACGTGGCTCAGACCTCTCAGCGTGCAGGGCTCACCCCATGTTGCCTTTCTTGCTCCCCTGGGACAGATTTATGCCGGGAGAGGCTCGGCTGGAGCCCTCATGGCGCTCCAAGGGCCCCCTGGTGGCGCCCGGCCCGGCGTGTCCCTGAGCGCAGACTGGAGCCGGCTTCACCCCAGCGTCCCTGCACCCGAAATGCCGGCACAGGgcgggctggagctgggaatggctcTGCTCACCCACCAGGTGAACATGGAGAGCTGAGAGGTCCCTGTGTGGTCACTCAGGTCAGACTggtcctggctgctgtccccaggatgGTTTGAACGCACACAGGTGTCTCTCTGGCTTCAGGAGACACAGTCCTTTCCTTTGCCTGTGGACAGTCCAAGGCAAGCCCAAGGGACCTCGCCTAGAAAGACACATATGGATTTTGGACCCTTTCCCAGAAGTGTTCCTTCCCTTATTGCACCCCCTGGGTAGAGGACTGGAGTTTGACTGTCCCACCCTTAGAAGGTAGGGCCTGGTTTCCTCACTGTCCACAGCTTCAGTTCTACATGGCAGCAAtagcattttaaaagttttctgtCCTTTCCACCCTCAGCACATTTTATCATCcactcagcagtgcccagtctATAGGAACATGCCATGGAAGTCATTTTAGTTATTCCCTGTTCTAGTTAcacattcacattt
This window contains:
- the PTMS gene encoding parathymosin, with protein sequence MSEKRVEEAPAELSAKERKEKKEKLEEKAVHKEKKKEIVEDEENGADEDDEENPDDVDEDEGGDEEEEADENGQEQDGHAEKRSAEEEKDEVDPKRQKTENGSKA